One Catenulispora sp. GP43 genomic window, AGCACCATCAGGCCGAGCGGGGCGCGCCCGCGCCGGGCCGAGGTCACCACGGCCACCGGCATGACCGAGGCGATCCGCGTCATCGGCGAGGGCTGCGGGGCGCCGTACCGGATGGCCTGCCAGGCCGCGCCGCCGCGGGCCGCGGCCTCGGCGGCCACCGGGCGGGCCCGCTCGGCCATCACCGCGGCCGCGACCGAGGCCCGGTCGGCGACCTGCTGGGCGACCACGTTCGCACGGTCGGCGACCTGCACCGCCGTGCCCTGTGCGACCCCGGCGGCCTGCATCGCCGCGGACTGGGCGGTCCCGGCCGCTTCCGAGACCGTCTGGGCCGCGCCGGAGGTCCTGTCGCGGACGGCGCAGCGCGCCCGCTCCATACGACTGGCCGGCTTTTCGTGACTGAACGGCATCCTCATCGTCGCCTCGCCTCTCCTCACATCTGGTGTTCACCGCTGCCCGGCGGCCCCGTCGGGCAGCGCCGCCGGAAGCAGGGTCGACCTGGCAAGCGGCTCGAGTTCGTGCCTGCCCGGCCTCCCCTCCAGACAACCTCACTCAGGGCCATTGGGGCTACTCAGAGGGTGAGCGTGCTTCCGTGCGAGGATGGAGAGCGTCCATACGACAGAAACCGAAAGGCAACAGACTGTGGCCGAGAACCTGTACGCCACCATCAAGACGAACCACGGTGACATCGTGGTGCGGCTGCTTCCGGACTACGCGCCGAAGACGGTCGCCAACTTCGTGGGTCTGGCGGAGGGGACCCGGGAGTGGACGCACCCCGAGACCAACGAGACGTCGACCAAGCCGCTGTACAACGGCACGATCTTCCACCGGATCATCCCGCAGTTCATGATCCAGGGCGGCGACCCGCTGGGCCAGGGCTTCGGCGGCCCCGGCTACGTCTTCGACGACGAGCCGCACCCGGACCAGACCTTCAACGACCGCGACTACCTGCTGGCCATGGCCAACGCGGGTGTCCGCAACGGCAAGGGGACCAACGGCTCGCAGTTCTTCATCACGGTGCCGACCCCGCGCCGGCCGACCCACCTCAACGGCAAGCACACCATCTTCGGTGAGGTCGTGGACGCCGACAGCCGCAAGGTCGTGGACGAGATCTCGGCCGTGCCGACCGGTGCGCAGGACCGTCCGCTGAACCCGGTCGTGATCGAGAGCATCGTCGTCGAGCGCCGCGAGGGCTGAGCCCGGCACGCGCGGGGCCCGGAGGAAACTCCGTGCCCCGCGTGTTCGTTTCCTCTACATTCGATCCGGCCGATCGAAACCGGAACCTTCGCGTCGCAGTATCAAAAGAGGACCACCGTGACGATGCCGCCAGGCAGCCCAGGCAGCCCTTCCGTGCCCGCGACCGAACTCCCGGCCTGCTACCGGCACCCGGGGCGGGAGGCGCAGATCCGCTGCACCCGCTGCGAGCGCCGCATCTGCCCGGAGTGCATGGTGCCGGCCTCGGTCGGGTTCCAGTGTCCGGACTGCGTCCGCGGCGGCGCCCAGCAGGTGCCCAAGGCCCGGTCCCCGTTCGGCGCGGTGCTGCGGCCCCGGGTGGTCCCGGTGGTCACCTACAGTCTGATCGCGCTGAACTTCGTGATGTTCGGCCTGCAGCACATCGTCGGCACCTCGCAGGTCGGCGCGGCCGGCGGCGGGGTGTTCCAGGTCAACACCCTGGACATGCGGCTGGAGCTGATCGCCAAGGGCACCTGGGTGGACGGCCAGCCGATAGGCGTGGCCAACGGCGAGTGGTACCGCCTGGTCACCTCGATGTTCCTGCACGCGAACATCGTGCACATCGCCTCGAACATGATCTCGCTGTTCTTCATCGGCCCGATGCTGGAGGCGATGCTGGGCCGGCTGCGCTTCGCGCTGGTCTACCTGATCGGCGGCCTGGCCGGGGCGGTGACGTCCTACTGGTTCATGACCGCGCTGAGCCCGGCGAGCCTGGGCGCCTCCGGCGCCATCTCCGCGGTGTTCGGCTGTCTGGTGGTGATCGGGCTGCGGCGCAAGATCCTGGACCCCGGCATGATCGTCGTGGTGCTGGTCATCAACATCGTGATCCCGCTGCAGAACACCAACATCGACTGGCGCGACCACGTCGGCGGCGTGGTGGCCGGGGCGCTGATCGGCGCGGTCTACGCCTACGCCCCGGAGCTCATCGGCCTGTTCGGCAAGGCCAGGGCGCCGCGCGAGCAGCAGGTGCGGCTGCTCAACTGGCTCGGCTTCGGCACCATGGCGGTGGTGCTGGCCCTGGCGATCGCCGCCACGGCCGTGCACACCGCCCATCTGAACGATCCGGCCAACCGGACGCGCACCGTCGACGGCGCAGCGTACTCACCCGGTGTGACCAGGGTCATCACCGACGGCCCGGAGAGTTATCCACAGGCTTCCGGTGCTTATCCACACTGGGGATAAGCCTGTGGACGTTGTGTTAGGCAGCAGCCGGGCACGGTCGGTGACGACAGCACGCAGAACGCTCCGCCGCTACTTCCACTTCATGGACGCGATGAAGCCGGTGATGATCAGACCGAAGCCGACGGCCATGTTCCAGCCGCCCAGCGCCGACACCGGGTACGTCATGTTCGACAGGTAGTAGACGACTATCCACAGCAGGCCGAGCAGGAAGCACCCGACCATCAGCGGCAGCACGACCCGGTTCCCGGTGTCCAGCTTGATCGGCTGCTTCTTGTCCGGCGGCGGGGTGTACGCGGCCTTCTTGCGGACCTTCGACTCGGGCACGGTTCACTCCTGGATTGCTCGGCTGCTGTGCGGCCTCGATCGGGCATGCGACAGGGTGCGTCCGATAGCGTATCCGCCATGGCGTCAGGGCGCGATCAGCTGGACGAACCCGAAGCGGGAACCGGCCCGGAGCCGGCCGGCGGACGCGGGCCCCTCCGGCCCTCCCGGGTGGCTTGGCACACCGGGGTGGTGCTGGTGTTCGCCCTCGCCGGGGCGCTGTTCCTGACGGCCAGGGACACCGCGAACGGCCAGGGGGACATCCGGCCGGACCGGGGAGCGCAGCTCTCCGACGTGATCCGGGCGCAGAACGCCCACAACCAACAGCTTACCGAGCAGGTGGCGGCCCAGCGCGCGAACCAGGACGCGCTGACCCGGGCCCAGAGCGCCGACGCCCGCGTCAAGGCGGCCCAGGACCAGGCGGACGCGCTGGCCGGCCGGGTCGCCCTGACTCCGGTCAGCGGCTCGGCCCTGGCGGTGACCCTCAACGACGCCCCGCCGAACACCCAGCCCGCCGCCGGGGCGCCGGCACCGCAGCCGGACTGGCTGATCATCCACCAGCAGGACGTGCAGGCCGTGGTGAACGCGTTGTGGGCCGGCGGCGCGACCGGGATCCAGCTCATGGACCAGCGCCTGGCCCCCACCTCGGCGGTGCGCTGCGTCGGGAACACCCTGCTGCTCCAGGGGCGTGTCTACTCCCCGCCCTACGTGATCACCGCGGTCGGCGACCCGACCAAGCTGCGCGCCTCGCTGCTGGCCGCCCCGGCCGTGCAGACCTACCTGGAATACGTCAGCGCATACGGCCTCGGTTGG contains:
- a CDS encoding rhomboid family intramembrane serine protease, with the protein product MPATELPACYRHPGREAQIRCTRCERRICPECMVPASVGFQCPDCVRGGAQQVPKARSPFGAVLRPRVVPVVTYSLIALNFVMFGLQHIVGTSQVGAAGGGVFQVNTLDMRLELIAKGTWVDGQPIGVANGEWYRLVTSMFLHANIVHIASNMISLFFIGPMLEAMLGRLRFALVYLIGGLAGAVTSYWFMTALSPASLGASGAISAVFGCLVVIGLRRKILDPGMIVVVLVINIVIPLQNTNIDWRDHVGGVVAGALIGAVYAYAPELIGLFGKARAPREQQVRLLNWLGFGTMAVVLALAIAATAVHTAHLNDPANRTRTVDGAAYSPGVTRVITDGPESYPQASGAYPHWG
- the crgA gene encoding cell division protein CrgA, with translation MPESKVRKKAAYTPPPDKKQPIKLDTGNRVVLPLMVGCFLLGLLWIVVYYLSNMTYPVSALGGWNMAVGFGLIITGFIASMKWK
- a CDS encoding DUF881 domain-containing protein, with product MASGRDQLDEPEAGTGPEPAGGRGPLRPSRVAWHTGVVLVFALAGALFLTARDTANGQGDIRPDRGAQLSDVIRAQNAHNQQLTEQVAAQRANQDALTRAQSADARVKAAQDQADALAGRVALTPVSGSALAVTLNDAPPNTQPAAGAPAPQPDWLIIHQQDVQAVVNALWAGGATGIQLMDQRLAPTSAVRCVGNTLLLQGRVYSPPYVITAVGDPTKLRASLLAAPAVQTYLEYVSAYGLGWDVKARDRVTLPGYTGPLDVSFASPAQ
- a CDS encoding peptidylprolyl isomerase, with the protein product MAENLYATIKTNHGDIVVRLLPDYAPKTVANFVGLAEGTREWTHPETNETSTKPLYNGTIFHRIIPQFMIQGGDPLGQGFGGPGYVFDDEPHPDQTFNDRDYLLAMANAGVRNGKGTNGSQFFITVPTPRRPTHLNGKHTIFGEVVDADSRKVVDEISAVPTGAQDRPLNPVVIESIVVERREG